The Vitis riparia cultivar Riparia Gloire de Montpellier isolate 1030 chromosome 3, EGFV_Vit.rip_1.0, whole genome shotgun sequence genome includes a region encoding these proteins:
- the LOC117911794 gene encoding uncharacterized protein LOC117911794, whose product MAASLLNPKAQYHARSISLPSRPHPLVPEFDKHLCRLRTSQAASSSSSVSHRLSGLKDLHDCVDDLLLLPLTQQTLADHRHEKWVNELLDGSLKLLDVCGTAKDALLQTREHANELQSSLRRRRGGENGISTEVGEYLTSRKKVKKAMHKALRNLKGMDNKSSFSPLNKDPETLSMVSMLREVEAVTLTVLESLLSSIAGEAARSKPSSWSVVSKLIHHKRVVCEEAAGDLSEFEKVDCSLFTLIGHKTKSVNQIHIDTIQNALGKLESSIEDLEEGIEFLSRHLIKTRVSLLNILSH is encoded by the coding sequence ATGGCTGCCTCTCTGTTAAATCCCAAAGCCCAGTATCATGCTCGCTCTATTAGCTTACCCTCTAGACCACACCCACTTGTTCCTGAATTTGATAAGCATTTGTGCAGATTAAGAACTTCTCAAGCtgcctcatcatcatcatcagtaaGTCACAGACTCAGTGGTCTTAAGGATCTGCATGACTGTGTAGATGATTTACTTCTGTTGCCACTTACTCAACAGACCCTAGCCGATCACCGCCATGAGAAATGGGTTAATGAGCTGTTGGATGGGTCTCTCAAGCTGTTGGATGTGTGTGGCACCGCTAAGGATGCCTTGTTGCAGACAAGGGAACATGCAAATGAACTTCAATCAAGTCTGAGAAGAAGGCGGGGAGGCGAAAATGGGATCTCAACTGAGGTTGGAGAATATTTAACCTCTAGGAAGAAGGTAAAGAAGGCAATGCACAAGGCCCTAAGGAATCTGAAGGGCATGGACAACAAGAGCAGCTTCTCTCCCTTGAACAAAGACCCTGAGACTCTCTCCATGGTTAGCATGTTAAGGGAGGTAGAAGCAGTCACTCTCACAGTGCTTGAATCTTTGTTGTCCTCAATAGCAGGGGAAGCAGCAAGATCTAAACCAAGTAGTTGGTCTGTGGTCTCAAAACTGATCCACCACAAGCGTGTGGTATGTGAGGAGGCAGCAGGAGATCTCAGTGAATTTGAAAAGGTGGATTGTTCATTATTCACCCTCATTGGCCACAAGACGAAATCTGTTAACCAGATTCACATTGATACCATACAAAATGCATTAGGAAAATTGGAATCAAGTATTgaagatcttgaagaagggaTAGAGTTCCTATCAAGGCATTTAATCAAAACCAGGGTGTCTCTCCTCAACATCCTCAGCCACTAG
- the LOC117911585 gene encoding uncharacterized protein LOC117911585: MATKAQYHVQSISLPSRPHPLIPEFDERLCRLRASQAISSSLSISHKLSGLKDLHDCVDDLLLLPLTQQTLAQHRHEKCVDELLDGSLKLLDVCGTPKDALLQTREHAQELQSSLRRRKKVKKALHKALRNVTGMENKCSFSPLNKDPETISLVCMLKEVGTVTLTVLESLLSSIAGAAARSKPGSWSLVSKLIHHKCMACEETEKYLSEFEKVDSSLCTLIGHKTKSVNQMPVDNVQNVLEKLESSIEDLEERIEFLSRHLIKTRVSLLNILNH; this comes from the exons ATGGCCACAAAAGCCCAGTATCATGTTCAGTCAATCAGCTTGCCCTCTAGGCCACACCCTCTCATTCCTGAATTTGATGAGCGTTTGTGCAGATTAAGAGCTTCTCAAGCCATCTCTTCATCATTATCAATAAGCCACAAATTGAGTGGCCTTAAAGATCTACATGATTGTGTAGATGACTTGCTTCTGTTACCGCTTACTCAACAGACCTTAGCCCAACACCGCCATGAGAAATGTGTTGATGAGCTGTTGGATGGTTCTCTTAAGCTGTTGGATGTGTGTGGCACTCCTAAGGATGCCTTGTTACAGACAAGGGAACATGCACAAGAACTTCAATCAAGTCTGCGAAGAAG GAAGAAGGTAAAGAAGGCACTGCACAAGGCCCTAAGGAATGTGACGGGCATGGAGAACAAGTGCAGTTTCTCTCCCTTGAACAAAGACCCTGAAACTATCTCCTTGGTTTGCATGTTAAAAGAGGTGGGAACAGTCACTCTTACAGTGCTTGAATCTTTGTTGTCCTCAATAGCAGGGGCAGCAGCAAGATCTAAACCAGGTAGCTGGTCTTTGGTCTCAAAACTGATCCACCACAAGTGTATGGCTTGCGAGGAAACAGAAAAATATCTTAGTGAATTTGAAAAGGTGGATAGTTCATTGTGCACACTCATTGGCCACAAGACCAAATCTGTTAACCAGATGCCTGTTGATAATGTACAAAATGTATTAGAAAAATTGGAATCAAGTATTGAAGATCTTGAAGAAAGGATAGAGTTCCTATCAAGGCATTTAATCAAAACTAGGGTGTCTCTCCTCAACATCCTCAACCACTAG